DNA sequence from the Huiozyma naganishii CBS 8797 chromosome 10, complete genome genome:
aaatgtgTTTCATGATGTAAAAGAAGGTCGGATACTGTTAGGAAAACTGGTAGCACGGATAATTGACATAGGGGATGTGGAGAGGTTGGAACTCAGAGATAATGAACTGTTGCGAGTATTTTACGAGAAGATTTTACAATTACAACATTTGAAACACATTGACATATTTGATTTTAACTTACTCGGGAGTATAACTGCAATGCACAATGTCAGTGAGCTAAAACTTGTCGCAAATGAGGCTCCAATTCCGTGCAACGGTTCCCTTTTTGGAGATGATTTACTAGCTGCACTGGAAACCAAGATCGAACAATTGATCATATCTGTCAATGATTACGCTTTCTCGACGTACAGactgttccagtttttAGAGTCTGAGTCAGTCAAATTCTCCAAATTAACggctttgaagttggatCTTGTCCATGCTCCTTTCGACTTCAGTCACGATGCCCACGAGATGATTGTCAACTATATGTCCAAATACATGCAATTGGAAAAACTCTCCAATTTGGAGATAACATTTTGTTGTCCCTTTGAGGACTGTACCTGTCATGAAGATTTTTTATTGGATTTAGCGCCACATCTAAAGTCATTGAAGCAACTCGGACTCATAGAAAAAGCATTGATGAACAAGGGTCATCATTACGCAGTAGAAGACTGGGATTTAGCAATGTGCAACTTTCTGCTAAACATCCCAAATGTGGGGGAGAAATTGAAGGTACTAGCTCTGAAGCATGACCCACCGTTGAACGGTATTGCTGAGGATACGGTGGATGGGAACtacaaaagaagaagaaaactgTTTGACAACGTGTTACCGAGGTTATATTCGTTAGAGAAGCTCATTATCCCTCGGATGTTACAATCGATATCTCCCTACGAAA
Encoded proteins:
- the ROY1 gene encoding Roy1p (similar to Saccharomyces cerevisiae YMR258C; ancestral locus Anc_8.810), coding for MSGERLLSVLNHVGFFLNQNDMVNLSLVSRKFHNSFAIDQLYAKLRITEHPILRAERSYLDCGITYLSGYRSAIKSHNQNDMFLYDKIELLLESGHIGKIKEFIIEENVFHDVKEGRILLGKLVARIIDIGDVERLELRDNELLRVFYEKILQLQHLKHIDIFDFNLLGSITAMHNVSELKLVANEAPIPCNGSLFGDDLLAALETKIEQLIISVNDYAFSTYRLFQFLESESVKFSKLTALKLDLVHAPFDFSHDAHEMIVNYMSKYMQLEKLSNLEITFCCPFEDCTCHEDFLLDLAPHLKSLKQLGLIEKALMNKGHHYAVEDWDLAMCNFLLNIPNVGEKLKVLALKHDPPLNGIAEDTVDGNYKRRRKLFDNVLPRLYSLEKLIIPRMLQSISPYEILVCDLLWNGCTCDFCKTYLPVFDQYLMNHQYYPEDKGRFTDMIPPVFLGYVGEILARRTDTNRVEWELDTLRLAPENQLWDFHGFENIQHFQEYECHFNENFFPMLATCISHFFNGYMYHIVQYLPKLRLALLSGVYYSVDSMDNPIPETFYEPNHETFFTTIVDTSTSDALKCPTRFESLYD